The Micrococcales bacterium region CGCCGCCAAATCAGGTAACCTGCAACGCCCGCCACCAGGCCAATAGCGGCACTGGCCAGGTAGCCTGCCCTGGCCCCTTGGTGGTCGAGGACCAAGCCAACTAGGGGTGCGCTGACCGAGGCCCCAACCGTCATGGCTGTACCGGACCAGCCGAACACCTCGGTCCGGCGTTCCTCCGGCACCAAATCGGTTAGCGCCTCGTTGATCGAGGTCAAGGCCGGGGCACAAGCCACGCCGGCCAAAGCCAGCCAGGCCGCCAAGGCGACCGGACCACCGGCCAAAGCGGCTGGAGCCGTCAAGATGCTCATCAGCGCCACCATTAGAAGTGGGTTGGTCCGCTTTCCCAAAGCACCATAGATGAGTCCGCCGCAAATCGAACCGACCGACCAAATCGCCGCCACCAGCCCCAACAGCCCGGGCCGGTGCCATTCGTTCAAAGAGCGCACTAGGGTCAGGTCAACGCCTTGAAACAGGACTGCGGCCACGGCCGAGGCGCCCAAAACTGTCAACAAGGCGCTGGTCAGCCGCAATGGCTTGGTGCCCTGACCGGCATCGGTCTTGGTGCCCTGACCGGCACAGGCATTGGGGTCCTGGCTGGCTCCAGGTCCTAAAGTCGTCACGGTCCGGGTCGGTGGGTCAAACAGAATCAAAGCCAAACCGGTGCCCACGGTGATAACACCAAGTCCCACCAAGGTGGGCCTCGAACCAACCCAGGTCACCATGGCCGCGCCCAATAGCGGTCCCACCACGAAAGCTAGCTCAGTAAAGACGGCGTCAAGCGACAACCCGGCCTGGCGCAGACGCTTCGGTGCCATCACCGTAATGGCCTGACGGACCAGGGAGAAACCCGGCACCATGTAGCAGCCCTGGATCAAGGCCGCGACTAGCAACCACCAATAGGGCAGGAAAGGCATGGCGATCCAGCAGGCCGCCTCGATGATGGTCGAGGGGATCAAGGTGCGGCGCACGCCCTTTTTGTCCACCAGCCGTCCACGCCAGGGTGAACCGATGCCCCAGCCAACAGCTGCGGCGGTGGCGGCCAGGCCGGCGTAGAAGTAGTTCATGCCCATGGTGTTGACCACGTGCAAGGTGAAAACCAGGCCACCGGCGGCATGAGGTAGGCGCACAACCAGTCCAATGCCAAACAGCGTCGGCAAACGGCGCTGCTTGAACAGATCCTGATAGGTGGCAAAGGGCACGAGCCCCAACGTTAGTCGCCAGTTTGAGTCGCCGCCCCGGACCCCCGGTCGGTGTTCCACCCAGGCGCGCCGGCCGCCGGTCCCATCAAGCCCAAGACCTTGGCCAGGGGCGCCAACTAGCCGATAGTCAGGTCGCCCAGGCCCTAGCCCTTGGCTACGTCAAGGGCCTGTGCCAAGGTGAAGGCTCCGGCGAAAAGGGCCTTGCCAATGATCGCGCCTTCAAGTCCCTGGTTGACCAATTGGCGCAGGGCCTTGATGTCATCGAGGGTCGAGACGCCACCAGAGGCCACGACTTGAGCTTCGGTTTTGTCGCACACCTGGCTCAACAGTTCGAGGTTTGGTCCTTGCATGGTGCCATCTCTGGTGACATCGGTGACAACAAAGCGAGGGCAGCCGTCTTGGTTCAGCCGCTCGAGGGTTTGCCACAAGTCGCCGCCCTCTTTGGTCCAGCCCCGGGCGGCCAGTCGCTGGCCGCGCACGTCTAGGCCCACGGCGATACGGTCGCCGTGCTTCGAAATGGCGGCTGCGGTCCAATCCGGATCCTCCAGCACTGCCGTGCCTAAGTTGACCCGTTTGGCCCCGGTTTTCAGGGCCGCATGGAGGCTGGCATCATTCCTAATGCCACCGGACAATTCGACCCTGACGTCGAGGGCAGCGATGACACCTTCCATCAAACTGGCATTGGAACCGCGGCCAAAGGCGGCATCTAGGTCGACCAAATGGACCCAATCAGCCCCGCCGCGCTGCCAGTCAAGGGCGGCCGCCAAGGGGTCTCCATAATAGGTCTCCGACCCGGCCTGGCCCTGCACCAAACGGACGGCTTGGCCCTGCGTCACATCGACGGCAGGCAGAAGCTCAAGTTCGGGAAGGTTCACCCCATTGTTCTACCACACCGCCAAACCCCCGGCTAACCGGCCTGGTGTTTGGCCAGGTTAGAAGCCTGTGAACCGGCGGATAGACGGTTCGGTGGCCGTTCCCTAGCGCTCAGTTAGGTGAGCCTTGACAAAGTTGGCCAGTAGCAAATGCTGGGTGCCATCGACGGCCGATTCGTGAGCCGCCGCAATCAGGGGTTCGACCTCGTCGGGGCGGAAATAGCCCGAATGCTGGTAGATGTGAATGCGTTCAGCCAGGTCGAAAGCGTTGATTTCAGGGTGGTATTGGGAGGCATAGACATTTCGTCCAACTCTGAAAAGCTGAATTGGGCAGTACTGACCAGTCGCCAAGACGGTGGCGCCTGGCGGTGGACCGTTGGCCGCCTCCTTGTGGCCAACAAAGGCCCAAAACTGGCGCGGCGATCCGGCCAGCAACGGTTCGGCTACGCCAGCGTCAGTCAGGCTGACCAAGGCCGCGCCGACCGGTTCACCGTGTTCGCGGTCAACCTGCCCGCCAAGGTGGCTGGCCAGCATGCCAATGCCGTAGCACATGCCCAGGAGCGGGAAATCCTGGTCAATCACCTGGTCTAACACTCGGCCAAGGTCGGCTTCGACTCGCTGTTGAAGTTCAGTTTTGATCCGATCGCTGGCGCAAAAATCTGATCCGCCTAGCAGCACACCGGAGTACTGGACAAGGTCAACGTCTGCC contains the following coding sequences:
- a CDS encoding MFS transporter, with product MPFATYQDLFKQRRLPTLFGIGLVVRLPHAAGGLVFTLHVVNTMGMNYFYAGLAATAAAVGWGIGSPWRGRLVDKKGVRRTLIPSTIIEAACWIAMPFLPYWWLLVAALIQGCYMVPGFSLVRQAITVMAPKRLRQAGLSLDAVFTELAFVVGPLLGAAMVTWVGSRPTLVGLGVITVGTGLALILFDPPTRTVTTLGPGASQDPNACAGQGTKTDAGQGTKPLRLTSALLTVLGASAVAAVLFQGVDLTLVRSLNEWHRPGLLGLVAAIWSVGSICGGLIYGALGKRTNPLLMVALMSILTAPAALAGGPVALAAWLALAGVACAPALTSINEALTDLVPEERRTEVFGWSGTAMTVGASVSAPLVGLVLDHQGARAGYLASAAIGLVAGVAGYLIWRRAATATLAPDRLP
- the priA gene encoding bifunctional 1-(5-phosphoribosyl)-5-((5-phosphoribosylamino)methylideneamino)imidazole-4-carboxamide isomerase/phosphoribosylanthranilate isomerase PriA, which codes for MNLPELELLPAVDVTQGQAVRLVQGQAGSETYYGDPLAAALDWQRGGADWVHLVDLDAAFGRGSNASLMEGVIAALDVRVELSGGIRNDASLHAALKTGAKRVNLGTAVLEDPDWTAAAISKHGDRIAVGLDVRGQRLAARGWTKEGGDLWQTLERLNQDGCPRFVVTDVTRDGTMQGPNLELLSQVCDKTEAQVVASGGVSTLDDIKALRQLVNQGLEGAIIGKALFAGAFTLAQALDVAKG
- a CDS encoding glutamine amidotransferase, which codes for MTKYKPFLLLSSRAHDPAAAGEYNQVLRVGALEPNQLDWRRLESEPLADVDLVQYSGVLLGGSDFCASDRIKTELQQRVEADLGRVLDQVIDQDFPLLGMCYGIGMLASHLGGQVDREHGEPVGAALVSLTDAGVAEPLLAGSPRQFWAFVGHKEAANGPPPGATVLATGQYCPIQLFRVGRNVYASQYHPEINAFDLAERIHIYQHSGYFRPDEVEPLIAAAHESAVDGTQHLLLANFVKAHLTER